A part of Liolophura sinensis isolate JHLJ2023 chromosome 1, CUHK_Ljap_v2, whole genome shotgun sequence genomic DNA contains:
- the LOC135467593 gene encoding CCR4-NOT transcription complex subunit 3-like isoform X2, whose amino-acid sequence MADRRKLQGEIDRCLKKVTEGVEAFEDIWQKVNTAANTNQKEKYEADLKKEIKKLQRLRDQIKTWQASSDIKDKKILLENRKLIETQMERFKVVERETKTKAYSKEGLGAATKLDPAAKEKGEVANWLSHTIENLNIQLDSFESEVEQLSVTTKKKKMDKDKQDRFDELKRYQERHNFHIKQLETIMRMLDNDAISLDQIKKIRDDVEYYVDSNQEPDFAENDFLYDDLDLDELGNVVPLATSPGDGDDFLTDKAPSTPTSTNSSSPSPSPGLPQNHSKVKVNLPIVTTPTKVFSTPTKQLSSNSTSQNSVTVNSNHSPTSPPPITGNAAAASGQPNNNPGSLPPRLSNPNPSVWQRSVVNPRQPLVSDSNRLQEVKTPPNSMEAVGASSAVTNNSAASTGNNSVNSINSTANSLPSLSHVSLPLGMGASTALTSVTTSLNSSQSNVSAPTPPVMNGPVSSVGPKISDFSRGSPLPSADSLSSLKSIAEQAVMSAGLQSQLQTPHVSSADTTKGLFNSSTLTQAPGQPTAPSPDLSQTTLHQQQPQTTTIHLNPLLGVAPLGQVPLNKEHGYQIHMLEGAFHHLPHPSDSERLRHYLPRNPCPTPSYYPQVPPPHADSSDFFQRLSPETLFFIFYYMEGTKAQYLAAKALKKQSWRFHTKYMMWFQRHEEPKTITEEFEQGTYIFFDHEKWGQRKKEGFTFEYRYLEDRDLS is encoded by the exons ATGGCTGACAGGAGAAAGTTGCAAG gtgAAATCGATCGTTGTCTGAAGAAAGTGACAGAAGGTGTTGAGGCTTTTGAAGATATCTGGCAGAAG GTCAATACTGCtgcaaacaccaatcaaaaagaaaaatatgaggCAGATCTCAAGAAAGAAATCAAGAAATTGCAG AGGTTGCGAGATCAAATCAAGACATGGCAAGCTTCAAGTGATATCAAAGATAAGAAAATCTTGTTGGAGAATAGGAAACTTATCGAAACA CAAATGGAAAGGTTCAAAGTGGTGGAGCGAGAAACAAAAACTAAGGCATACTCAAAAGAAGGTCTTGGTGCTGCAACAAAGCTTGACCCGGCCGCCAAGGAGAAGGGCGAAGTTGCTAACTGGTTATCG CACACAATTGAAAACCTCAATATTCAGTTGGACTCTTTCGAAAGTGAAGTTGAGCAGCTGTCTGTGACgacaaagaaaaagaagatgGACAAAGAT AAACAAGACAGGTTTGATGAGTTGAAACGATATCAAGAGAGGCACAATTTCCACATAAAACAGTTGGAAACAATCATGCGAATGTTGGACAATGATGCAATATCTTTAGATCAG attaaaaagaTTAGAGATGACGTGGAGTATTATGTGGATTCTAATCAGGAACCTGACTTTGCAGAAAACGACTTTTTGTATGATGACTTAGATCTGGATGAATTAG GAAATGTAGTGCCCTTAGCGACATCTCCTGGTGATGGAGATGACTTTTTAACAGACAAAGCCCCAAGTACCCCTACATCAACTAATTCAAGTTCACCCTCACCTAGTCCTGGCCTCCCTCAAAATCATTCCAAG GTAAAGGTTAATCTGCCCATAGTAACAACGCCAACAAAGGTTTTTTCTACCCCAACAAAACAGCTGTCCAG TAATTCAACATCCCAAAATTCAGTTACGGTCAATAGTAACCACTCTCCAACATCGCCTCCCCCAATCACAGGGAATGCAGCAGCAGCGAGTGGCCAACCCAACAACAACCCAG GTTCTCTACCACCTCGGCTTTCCAACCCTAACCCATCTGTGTGGCAGCGCTCTGTTGTCAATCCCAGGCAGCCATTAGTGTCTGACTCTAATCGACTGCAGG AAGTGAAAACGCCGCCAAATTCCATGGAGGCAGTGGGAGCCAGTAGTGCTGTAACAAACAATAGTGCCGCCTCAACGGGAAACAATTCTGTGAACTCAATAAACTCTACAGCAAACTCACTACCATCGTTATCACACGTCTCCCTGCCATTGGGGATGGGTGCCTCCACTGCTTTAACATCCGTCACTACGTCTTTAAACTCGTCACAAAGTAATGTCAGTGCCCCAACACCACCAGTTATGAATGGGCCGGTCAGCAGTGTTGGCCCAAAG ATTTCAGACTTCTCTCGAGGATCTCCTTTGCCATCAGCTGACTCATTGTCCAGTCTAAAGTCTATAGCAGAGCAAGCAGTGATGAGTGCAGGCTTACAAAGCCAGTTACAAACACCTcatgtatcatcagcagataCAACAAAAG GTCTTTTTAACAGCTCAACCCTCACACAAGCTCCAGGTCAGCCCACCGCGCCCTCACCCGATCTTAGCCAGACGACGCTTCACCAACAGCAACCTCAGACAACAACAATACACTTAAACCCTTTGCTAGGGGTCGCCCCTTTAGGCCAAGTTCCACTGAACAAAGAGCACGGATACCAGATCCACATGTTGGAAGGGGCCTTTCATCATTTACCACATCCTTCGGATTCAGAAAGACTTCG ACATTATCTGCCTCGGAACCCTTGTCCTACTCCATCTTACTATCCCCAAGTACCGCCGCCTCATGCTGACTCTTCTGACTTCTTTCAAAGGTTGTCACCAGAAACATTattcttcatattttattacatggaG ggcACAAAAGCTCAATATTTAGCTGCCAAAGCCTTGAAAAAGCAGTCATGGAGGTTTCATACAAAGTATATGATGTGGTTCCAGCGACATGAAGAGCCTAAAACCATAACTGAAGAATTTGAACAG
- the LOC135467593 gene encoding CCR4-NOT transcription complex subunit 3-like isoform X1: protein MADRRKLQGEIDRCLKKVTEGVEAFEDIWQKVNVNTAANTNQKEKYEADLKKEIKKLQRLRDQIKTWQASSDIKDKKILLENRKLIETQMERFKVVERETKTKAYSKEGLGAATKLDPAAKEKGEVANWLSHTIENLNIQLDSFESEVEQLSVTTKKKKMDKDKQDRFDELKRYQERHNFHIKQLETIMRMLDNDAISLDQIKKIRDDVEYYVDSNQEPDFAENDFLYDDLDLDELGNVVPLATSPGDGDDFLTDKAPSTPTSTNSSSPSPSPGLPQNHSKVKVNLPIVTTPTKVFSTPTKQLSSNSTSQNSVTVNSNHSPTSPPPITGNAAAASGQPNNNPGSLPPRLSNPNPSVWQRSVVNPRQPLVSDSNRLQEVKTPPNSMEAVGASSAVTNNSAASTGNNSVNSINSTANSLPSLSHVSLPLGMGASTALTSVTTSLNSSQSNVSAPTPPVMNGPVSSVGPKISDFSRGSPLPSADSLSSLKSIAEQAVMSAGLQSQLQTPHVSSADTTKGLFNSSTLTQAPGQPTAPSPDLSQTTLHQQQPQTTTIHLNPLLGVAPLGQVPLNKEHGYQIHMLEGAFHHLPHPSDSERLRHYLPRNPCPTPSYYPQVPPPHADSSDFFQRLSPETLFFIFYYMEGTKAQYLAAKALKKQSWRFHTKYMMWFQRHEEPKTITEEFEQGTYIFFDHEKWGQRKKEGFTFEYRYLEDRDLS, encoded by the exons ATGGCTGACAGGAGAAAGTTGCAAG gtgAAATCGATCGTTGTCTGAAGAAAGTGACAGAAGGTGTTGAGGCTTTTGAAGATATCTGGCAGAAGGTAAAT GTCAATACTGCtgcaaacaccaatcaaaaagaaaaatatgaggCAGATCTCAAGAAAGAAATCAAGAAATTGCAG AGGTTGCGAGATCAAATCAAGACATGGCAAGCTTCAAGTGATATCAAAGATAAGAAAATCTTGTTGGAGAATAGGAAACTTATCGAAACA CAAATGGAAAGGTTCAAAGTGGTGGAGCGAGAAACAAAAACTAAGGCATACTCAAAAGAAGGTCTTGGTGCTGCAACAAAGCTTGACCCGGCCGCCAAGGAGAAGGGCGAAGTTGCTAACTGGTTATCG CACACAATTGAAAACCTCAATATTCAGTTGGACTCTTTCGAAAGTGAAGTTGAGCAGCTGTCTGTGACgacaaagaaaaagaagatgGACAAAGAT AAACAAGACAGGTTTGATGAGTTGAAACGATATCAAGAGAGGCACAATTTCCACATAAAACAGTTGGAAACAATCATGCGAATGTTGGACAATGATGCAATATCTTTAGATCAG attaaaaagaTTAGAGATGACGTGGAGTATTATGTGGATTCTAATCAGGAACCTGACTTTGCAGAAAACGACTTTTTGTATGATGACTTAGATCTGGATGAATTAG GAAATGTAGTGCCCTTAGCGACATCTCCTGGTGATGGAGATGACTTTTTAACAGACAAAGCCCCAAGTACCCCTACATCAACTAATTCAAGTTCACCCTCACCTAGTCCTGGCCTCCCTCAAAATCATTCCAAG GTAAAGGTTAATCTGCCCATAGTAACAACGCCAACAAAGGTTTTTTCTACCCCAACAAAACAGCTGTCCAG TAATTCAACATCCCAAAATTCAGTTACGGTCAATAGTAACCACTCTCCAACATCGCCTCCCCCAATCACAGGGAATGCAGCAGCAGCGAGTGGCCAACCCAACAACAACCCAG GTTCTCTACCACCTCGGCTTTCCAACCCTAACCCATCTGTGTGGCAGCGCTCTGTTGTCAATCCCAGGCAGCCATTAGTGTCTGACTCTAATCGACTGCAGG AAGTGAAAACGCCGCCAAATTCCATGGAGGCAGTGGGAGCCAGTAGTGCTGTAACAAACAATAGTGCCGCCTCAACGGGAAACAATTCTGTGAACTCAATAAACTCTACAGCAAACTCACTACCATCGTTATCACACGTCTCCCTGCCATTGGGGATGGGTGCCTCCACTGCTTTAACATCCGTCACTACGTCTTTAAACTCGTCACAAAGTAATGTCAGTGCCCCAACACCACCAGTTATGAATGGGCCGGTCAGCAGTGTTGGCCCAAAG ATTTCAGACTTCTCTCGAGGATCTCCTTTGCCATCAGCTGACTCATTGTCCAGTCTAAAGTCTATAGCAGAGCAAGCAGTGATGAGTGCAGGCTTACAAAGCCAGTTACAAACACCTcatgtatcatcagcagataCAACAAAAG GTCTTTTTAACAGCTCAACCCTCACACAAGCTCCAGGTCAGCCCACCGCGCCCTCACCCGATCTTAGCCAGACGACGCTTCACCAACAGCAACCTCAGACAACAACAATACACTTAAACCCTTTGCTAGGGGTCGCCCCTTTAGGCCAAGTTCCACTGAACAAAGAGCACGGATACCAGATCCACATGTTGGAAGGGGCCTTTCATCATTTACCACATCCTTCGGATTCAGAAAGACTTCG ACATTATCTGCCTCGGAACCCTTGTCCTACTCCATCTTACTATCCCCAAGTACCGCCGCCTCATGCTGACTCTTCTGACTTCTTTCAAAGGTTGTCACCAGAAACATTattcttcatattttattacatggaG ggcACAAAAGCTCAATATTTAGCTGCCAAAGCCTTGAAAAAGCAGTCATGGAGGTTTCATACAAAGTATATGATGTGGTTCCAGCGACATGAAGAGCCTAAAACCATAACTGAAGAATTTGAACAG
- the LOC135467593 gene encoding CCR4-NOT transcription complex subunit 3-like isoform X3 gives MADRRKLQGEIDRCLKKVTEGVEAFEDIWQKVNVNTAANTNQKEKYEADLKKEIKKLQRLRDQIKTWQASSDIKDKKILLENRKLIETQMERFKVVERETKTKAYSKEGLGAATKLDPAAKEKGEVANWLSHTIENLNIQLDSFESEVEQLSVTTKKKKMDKDKQDRFDELKRYQERHNFHIKQLETIMRMLDNDAISLDQIKKIRDDVEYYVDSNQEPDFAENDFLYDDLDLDELGNVVPLATSPGDGDDFLTDKAPSTPTSTNSSSPSPSPGLPQNHSKVKVNLPIVTTPTKVFSTPTKQLSSNSTSQNSVTVNSNHSPTSPPPITGNAAAASGQPNNNPEVKTPPNSMEAVGASSAVTNNSAASTGNNSVNSINSTANSLPSLSHVSLPLGMGASTALTSVTTSLNSSQSNVSAPTPPVMNGPVSSVGPKISDFSRGSPLPSADSLSSLKSIAEQAVMSAGLQSQLQTPHVSSADTTKGLFNSSTLTQAPGQPTAPSPDLSQTTLHQQQPQTTTIHLNPLLGVAPLGQVPLNKEHGYQIHMLEGAFHHLPHPSDSERLRHYLPRNPCPTPSYYPQVPPPHADSSDFFQRLSPETLFFIFYYMEGTKAQYLAAKALKKQSWRFHTKYMMWFQRHEEPKTITEEFEQGTYIFFDHEKWGQRKKEGFTFEYRYLEDRDLS, from the exons ATGGCTGACAGGAGAAAGTTGCAAG gtgAAATCGATCGTTGTCTGAAGAAAGTGACAGAAGGTGTTGAGGCTTTTGAAGATATCTGGCAGAAGGTAAAT GTCAATACTGCtgcaaacaccaatcaaaaagaaaaatatgaggCAGATCTCAAGAAAGAAATCAAGAAATTGCAG AGGTTGCGAGATCAAATCAAGACATGGCAAGCTTCAAGTGATATCAAAGATAAGAAAATCTTGTTGGAGAATAGGAAACTTATCGAAACA CAAATGGAAAGGTTCAAAGTGGTGGAGCGAGAAACAAAAACTAAGGCATACTCAAAAGAAGGTCTTGGTGCTGCAACAAAGCTTGACCCGGCCGCCAAGGAGAAGGGCGAAGTTGCTAACTGGTTATCG CACACAATTGAAAACCTCAATATTCAGTTGGACTCTTTCGAAAGTGAAGTTGAGCAGCTGTCTGTGACgacaaagaaaaagaagatgGACAAAGAT AAACAAGACAGGTTTGATGAGTTGAAACGATATCAAGAGAGGCACAATTTCCACATAAAACAGTTGGAAACAATCATGCGAATGTTGGACAATGATGCAATATCTTTAGATCAG attaaaaagaTTAGAGATGACGTGGAGTATTATGTGGATTCTAATCAGGAACCTGACTTTGCAGAAAACGACTTTTTGTATGATGACTTAGATCTGGATGAATTAG GAAATGTAGTGCCCTTAGCGACATCTCCTGGTGATGGAGATGACTTTTTAACAGACAAAGCCCCAAGTACCCCTACATCAACTAATTCAAGTTCACCCTCACCTAGTCCTGGCCTCCCTCAAAATCATTCCAAG GTAAAGGTTAATCTGCCCATAGTAACAACGCCAACAAAGGTTTTTTCTACCCCAACAAAACAGCTGTCCAG TAATTCAACATCCCAAAATTCAGTTACGGTCAATAGTAACCACTCTCCAACATCGCCTCCCCCAATCACAGGGAATGCAGCAGCAGCGAGTGGCCAACCCAACAACAACCCAG AAGTGAAAACGCCGCCAAATTCCATGGAGGCAGTGGGAGCCAGTAGTGCTGTAACAAACAATAGTGCCGCCTCAACGGGAAACAATTCTGTGAACTCAATAAACTCTACAGCAAACTCACTACCATCGTTATCACACGTCTCCCTGCCATTGGGGATGGGTGCCTCCACTGCTTTAACATCCGTCACTACGTCTTTAAACTCGTCACAAAGTAATGTCAGTGCCCCAACACCACCAGTTATGAATGGGCCGGTCAGCAGTGTTGGCCCAAAG ATTTCAGACTTCTCTCGAGGATCTCCTTTGCCATCAGCTGACTCATTGTCCAGTCTAAAGTCTATAGCAGAGCAAGCAGTGATGAGTGCAGGCTTACAAAGCCAGTTACAAACACCTcatgtatcatcagcagataCAACAAAAG GTCTTTTTAACAGCTCAACCCTCACACAAGCTCCAGGTCAGCCCACCGCGCCCTCACCCGATCTTAGCCAGACGACGCTTCACCAACAGCAACCTCAGACAACAACAATACACTTAAACCCTTTGCTAGGGGTCGCCCCTTTAGGCCAAGTTCCACTGAACAAAGAGCACGGATACCAGATCCACATGTTGGAAGGGGCCTTTCATCATTTACCACATCCTTCGGATTCAGAAAGACTTCG ACATTATCTGCCTCGGAACCCTTGTCCTACTCCATCTTACTATCCCCAAGTACCGCCGCCTCATGCTGACTCTTCTGACTTCTTTCAAAGGTTGTCACCAGAAACATTattcttcatattttattacatggaG ggcACAAAAGCTCAATATTTAGCTGCCAAAGCCTTGAAAAAGCAGTCATGGAGGTTTCATACAAAGTATATGATGTGGTTCCAGCGACATGAAGAGCCTAAAACCATAACTGAAGAATTTGAACAG